A single Plasmodium sp. gorilla clade G2 genome assembly, chromosome: 7 DNA region contains:
- a CDS encoding inner membrane complex protein 1d, putative, which translates to MEIFQDNKINNLGNIEINQGDGVIKKENDLHVSVIKPITKKTIHCDNTKNKIKINAFYKPVELVEEIKNYVQKGDTHLVKLYEDFKNKKDKKVKMKNEYITNLKKLNILNMINNNKKKEIECVENKNNIVHFNLFNENEDVTPKIETVYIPKLEKNIEVVSHLKENVNVDYTYMVPKPVVIPIEVPILKFRDHFKIIPIRKKIIPVIKYTDNIIYVDCCVEKPYIVYENVIIPVPCDIPIEQKKYIDKVPPI; encoded by the exons ATGGAGATTTTTCAAGAcaacaaaataaat aatCTTGGAAATATTGAAATTAACCAAGGTGATGGAGTGATTAAAAAAGAGAACGATTTACATGTCAGTGTAATAAAAccaataacaaaaaaaacaattcatTGTGATAATAccaaaaacaaaataaaaattaatgcCTTTTATAAACCAGTAGAATTAGTtgaggaaataaaaaattatgttcaAAAGGGTGATACTCATCTTGTGAAACTATATGAAGATTTTAAGAACAAGAAAgataaaaaagtaaaaatgaaaaatgagtatataacaaatttaaaaaagttgaatatattaaatatgattaataataataagaagaaaGAAATTGAATGtgttgaaaataaaaataatattgttcattttaatttatttaacgAAAATGAAGATGTAACACCTAAAATAGAAACGGTGTATATACCAAagttagaaaaaaatatagaagtAGTAAGtcatttaaaagaaaatgtaaatgttgattatacatatatggtACCAAAACCAGTTGTTATTCCTATTGAAGTTCCTATATTAAAATTTCGTGatcattttaaaataataccaataagaaaaaaaattatacctgttataaaatatactgataatattatttatgtagaTTGTTGTGTCGAAAAACCATACATTGTTTATGAAAATGTGATAATACCTGTTCCTTGTGATATTCCtattgaacaaaaaaaatatattgacaAAGTACCACCCATATAA
- a CDS encoding Cg8 protein — protein MILYQNLRKEGNKIFFNLNKQNGKNIFRRYVASQPLGINIPDPPPREYLPNGEPKTYRLNQRYYNHKYDWERWTLRPAGVFHTYVYGEFAKDHKPLLAWLLQYPIPLAFIPYFLFAFGLSFAFHHISYLGIKPKRFTVEWVEANKERERAENTNPITRYLDRRRKERGPHWILEDFLPSHPCYLHMSKYHHDTELLRKMEEEASEKEGESEEQTEEEQEDLTESDDDDN, from the coding sequence atgatattatatcaaAATTTACGAAAGGAGGGTAATAaaatcttttttaatttaaataaacaaaatggtAAAAACATTTTTAGAAGATACGTTGCATCTCAACCTTTAGGAATAAATATACCTGACCCCCCCCCAAGAGAATATTTACCAAACGGTGAACCCAAAACATATAGATTAAATCAGAgatattataatcataagTATGATTGGGAAAGATGGACATTAAGACCAGCAGGAGTTTTTCATACTTATGTCTATGGAGAATTTGCAAAAGATCATAAACCTTTATTAGCATGGTTACTTCAGTATCCAATTCCCTTGGCATTTattccttattttttatttgccTTTGGATTATCTTTTGCATTTCACCATATTTCATACCTTGGTATAAAACCCAAAAGATTTACAGTAGAATGGGTAGAAGCTAATAAAGAAAGAGAAAGAGCAGAAAATACTAACCCAATTACAAGATATCTTGATAGAAGACGTAAAGAAAGAGGACCCCATTGGATACTCGAGGACTTTTTACCAAGTCATCCATGTTATTTACATATGAGTAAATATCATCACGATACAGAACTTCTACGAAAAATGGAAGAAGAAGCTTCTGAAAAAGAAGGAGAAAGTGAAGAACAAACAGAAGAGGAACAAGAAGATTTAACTGAATCGGacgatgatgataattaa
- a CDS encoding heat shock protein 110 yields MSVLGIDIGNDNSVVATINKGAINVVRNDISERLTPTLVGFTDKERLIGDSALSKLKSNYKNTCRNIKNLIGKIGSDVEDDIEIHEAYGDLISCEYNYLGYEVEYKNEKVVFSAVRVLSALLSHLIKMAEKYIGKECKEIVLSYPPTFTNCQKECLLAATKIINANVLRIISDNTAVALDYGMYRMKEFKEDSGSLLVFVNIGYANTCVCVARFFSNKCEILCDIADSNLGGRNLDNELIKYITNLFVNNYKMNPLYKKNTSQLCPMGTGRIDKFLVTSTVDDEKNAINNKVRIKLQEVAIKTKKVLSANNEASIHVECLYEDMDCQGSINRETFEELCSNFFLTKLKHLLDSAISISKVNIQDIHSIEVLGGSTRVPFIQNYLQQYFQKPLSKTLIADESIARGCVLSAAMVSKHYKVKEYECVEKVTHPINVEWHNINDTSKSNVEKLYTRDSLKKKVKKIVIPEKGHIKLTAYYENTPDLPTNCIKELGSCIVKINEKNDKIVESHVMTTFSNYDTFTFLGAQTITKSVIKSKDEKKKTDDKTEDKGEKKNDAKNEEQNDDKDQTNDNNNNNNNNEKKEKTNETNSPNKTELKKGEEGKIQTCYTTIPIETLLAQGSYSSKDIFNFSELEINMQHSDILEGERLKHLNELETIIYESRSRLNGIYKNFVIDDERDRILLSLDDYENWLYDNIEENKNMFIKKKEEIRDLIKNIVQKFDVYNSKQQNLGNIINHLNNIITQCSNKPSDESQNIINRTNKFLNNINNLQEQEKNKPLYEPPLYTLNDIEGEFNEVTQLAQKFFSKLEVEELAKQKAKQEKEKEKEKEKEKEKEKEKNEEANLDANDEQNNNEQKKNEEADNLTKNENSANTEE; encoded by the coding sequence atGTCAGTTTTGGGTATTGATATAGGGAATGATAATTCTGTTGTAGCTACAATAAATAAAGGTGCTATAAATGTTGTGAGGAATGATATATCTGAAAGGTTAACTCCGACATTAGTTGGTTTCACTGATAAAGAACGTTTAATTGGAGATAGTGCATTATCTAAATTAAAATCTAATTATAAGAATACGTGTAGgaatataaagaatttgATAGGTAAAATAGGAAGTGATGTAGAAGATGATATAGAAATTCATGAAGCTTATGGTGATTTAATATCATgtgaatataattatttaggTTATGAAGTTGAATATAAGAATGAGAAAGTTGTTTTTAGTGCTGTTCGTGTTTTATCAGCTTTATTATCTCATTTGATTAAAATGGCTGAGAAATATATTGGTAAAGAATGTAAAGAAATTGTTTTATCCTATCCTCCAACTTTTACAAATTGCCAAAAAGAATGTTTATTAGCTGCtacaaaaattattaatgcTAATGTTTTAAGAATTATTAGTGATAATACAGCAGTTGCTTTAGATTATGGTATGTATAGAATGAAGGAATTTAAAGAAGATAGTGGATCATTATTAGTATTTGTAAATATTGGTTATGCAAATACTTGTGTATGTGTTGCTcgttttttttcaaataaatgTGAAATTTTATGTGATATTGCTGATTCTAATTTAGGTGGTAGAAATTTAGATAATGaacttattaaatatataacaaatttatttgttaataattataaaatgaatcctttatataaaaaaaatacatctCAATTATGTCCTATGGGCACTGGTAGAATAGATAAGTTTTTAGTTACATCAACAGTAGATGACGAAAAAAAtgctattaataataaagtaCGTATTAAATTACAAGAAGTTgctataaaaacaaaaaaggtGCTATCAGCAAATAATGAAGCATCTATACATGTTGAATGTTTATATGAAGATATGGATTGTCAAGGATCAATTAATAGAGAAACTTTTGAAGAATTATGTtcaaatttctttttaacaaaattaaaacatcTTTTAGATAGTGCTATATCTATTAGTAAAGTTAATATACAGGATATACATTCTATTGAAGTTTTAGGTGGATCTACTAGAGTTCCATTTATTCAAAATTATTTACAacaatattttcaaaaaccATTATCTAAGACACTTATAGCAGATGAATCTATTGCAAGAGGTTGTGTGTTATCAGCTGCTATGGTTAGCAAGCATTATAAAGTTAAAGAATATGAATGTGTTGAAAAAGTTACGCATCCAATTAATGTTGAATggcataatattaatgatacaTCTAAAAGTAAtgtagaaaaattatatacaagagattctttaaaaaaaaaagttaaaaaaattgtgATACCAGAAAAAGGACATATTAAACTTACAGcttattatgaaaatacaCCAGATTTACCAACAAATTGTATAAAAGAATTAGGTTCATGTattgttaaaataaatgaaaagaatgatAAAATTGTTGAATCACATGTTATGACAACCTTTTCAAATTATGAtacatttacatttttagGTGCACAGACTATAACTAAATCAGTTATTAAATCAAaagatgaaaagaaaaaaactgATGACAAAACAGAAGAcaaaggagaaaaaaaaaatgatgcaaaaaatgaagaacagAATGATGATAAAGATCAAACAAAtgacaacaacaataataataataataatgagaagaaagaaaaaactAATGAAACTAACTCACCAAATAAAacagaattaaaaaaaggagAAGAAGGAAAAATACAAACTTGTTATACGACAATACCTATTGAAACATTATTAGCTCAAGGATCTTATAGTTCTAAAGATATATTCAATTTTAGTGAATTAGAAATTAATATGCAACATAGTGATATATTAGAAGGAGAACGATTAAAACATCTTAATGAATTAGaaactattatatatgaaagtAGAAGTAGACTTaatggtatatataaaaattttgttatAGATGATGAAAGAGATCGTATTTTACTTTCATTAGATGATTATGAAAATTggttatatgataatatagaagaaaataaaaatatgtttattaaaaaaaaagaagaaattagAGATCTTATCAAAAATATTGTACAAAAATTTGatgtatataattcaaaACAACAAAATCTtggaaatataattaatcatcttaataatattataacacaATGTTCAAATAAACCATCTGATGAAAgtcaaaatataattaatagaaCAAACAAAttcttaaataatattaataatctacaagaacaagaaaaaaataaaccatTATATGAACCACCTTTATATACACTTAATGATATTGAAGGAGAATTTAATGAAGTCACACAACTTGCTCAAAAATTCTTTTCAAAACTTGAAGTAGAAGAACTAGCCAAACAAAAGGCAaaacaagaaaaagaaaaagaaaaggagaaagaaaaagagaaagaaaaggaaaaggaaaaaaatgaagaggCAAATTTAGATGCAAatgatgaacaaaataataatgaacaaaaaaaaaatgaggaaGCTGATAATCtaacaaaaaatgaaaactcAGCAAATACAgaggaataa
- a CDS encoding Cg3 protein, with product MNKLLLNNLNKIHNNKKYGYNSFSVFNKIYTSRNYKKRKNIFYKRFMTSDYNSMNNKIENENDNKKKSKKKNIFLTWKCLGVNLLLSIPALYLYLYQYEKNKKKSVIKTTMESIGKPLIGGDFTLINHHGNIITNKSFKDKFCLIYFGFTYCPDICPQELEKQTIVIEKIHKKYGDIITPIFISVDPQRDTVAQINYYCKSFSPKLIGLTGTKELIKHVSKLFRVYYNENVTDINYSKENESISKNEKYNYLIDHSIIHYLLDTNGNFLDFFGKNATTSEMVDKISQYIDEHMHKQKNYTKNVIGIQA from the coding sequence atgaataagctgcttttaaataatttaaacaaaatacataataataaaaaatatggatataACAGTTTTAGTgtgtttaataaaatttatactagtcgaaattataaaaaaagaaaaaatatattttacaaaagATTTATGACAAGTGATTATAAtagtatgaataataaaattgagaatgaaaatgataataaaaaaaagtctaaaaaaaaaaatatttttttaacatgGAAATGTTTAGgtgttaatttattattgaGCATACCagcattatatttatatttatatcaatatgaaaagaataaaaaaaaaagtgttaTAAAAACAACAATGGAGAGTATAGGCAAGCCTTTAATAGGGGGTGATTTTACTTTAATAAATCATCAtggtaatattattacaaataaatcttttaaagataaattttgtttaatttattttggtTTTACATATTGTCCTGATATATGTCCACAAGAATTAGAAAAACAAACTATAGTAATAGAAAagatacataaaaaatatggagATATAATAACacctatatttatatctgtAGATCCACAAAGAGATACGGTCGCacaaattaattattattgtaaatCTTTTAGTCCTAAATTAATTGGATTAACTGGAAcaaaagaattaataaaacatgtttctaaattatttcgtgtttattataatgaaaatgttactgatataaattattcaaaagaaaatgaatctATATCGAAAAACGagaaatataattatctaaTTGATCATTCTATTATTCACTATCTATTAGATACTAATGGTAATTTTCTTGATTTTTTTGGAAAAAATGCAACAACTAGCGAAATGGTCGATAAAATTTCGCAATATATAGATGAACACATGCATAagcaaaaaaattataccaAAAATGTAATTGGTATACaagcataa